Below is a genomic region from Thunnus albacares chromosome 4, fThuAlb1.1, whole genome shotgun sequence.
ATATCAGTCCATTTCTGATTCAAAATTCAGTTGCAGGATAATCTGGATCACTTCCCAAATACAAATTTTAAAGCACACTGTACTGTGTAGCAATTAATAGAAATTCACTAGCAGCATTTAAGACTCATCTGTAGTTGTTCCATATAGTATGCCTTTTTACATTTAGTTCAGTGCCTTTGAGAACTGAACCTTGTCAGGAAGTGAGTAAATCTAGTATATCCCTTTTGTTTTCTGGTGGAAGATATTTGATGCAACCCCAAAAGTGCATGGCTTAAGTTATCCTACAATGACATTTGAGAGCTTTTGAATTTATCCAGGGATTAAATAGCAAGATGCTTTGAGCATCCACTTATACAAGTAAACCTGTACAGTCAAAATTGCAAGTACCTTATGCTCACTGTAGTAATGCTGATCGGAGGTCAACCTTAAAATTTAATGCAAATAATGTACACGATGTGGGAAGGACACATTTTATTGAATCATGGTCTTGTTGACTCAATTCTGGTTCTGTTTGCTGTCATTTAGTCAAACAGACCGAAGCCCATGTCATCATCTGATTCCTCAGATTCCTCTTTAGCTTCCTCCTTAGCAGcagctggagctgcagcagtctcggcagctgctgcaggtgcTGCGACAGCAGCAAAAGCAGATGGATCAGCCAGGAAGGCTTTGACCTGtgatgaccaaaaaaaaaaaaaagtataacaTTAGTTTCCCTGTACATGAAGTGGTTTCCTGTGCATGCAAGGCAATTCTGAGACTAAAAAGCTAATCTCTTTGCAGGGTGATCAATGTAGTGCAGAGGCTACATCGTAAACTATCCTGCTGATTAACTTCAGACAAATTTATAGTTCATGTGCATAGGCATCATACCTTGTCTGCCAGGGGGAAGGAGTAGTCTGTCTCCACAGCGACAGCCAGGACTTTCTTGTAGCCGTTGATGATGGAGTGGGGGACAGAAGCAAGAGTGGGGTAGCCAATCTCCAGACATACGCTAGCGATGTTCCTCAcaccctttttttaaaaaaagttacatGGTGAATTGACAATTTATTAACAGATATCCATGCAAACATGTCAAGTGAATCACCAAAATTTTAGAAAGGACTTCAAGAATTTCATCTTACCTCCAGGAACCTGCCATGCAGAGAAGCCTCTGTGATGTCAAGCACCTCAGGGCTGTAAACACTGCCGTTGTCGTACACCTGCTGGATGATGAGTCCATACGAGAAGGGTGAGATGTTCAGCATGTTAAGCAGCGTGGCCTCGCTGGCACCAACCTTGTCACCAGTCTTGATCAGACCGACGTCACTCTGGGGGAGACAAATACCAATTAGTTACTGATTCAAACGTTGATACATTCTGTTTGTTTAACATACATGTACTGGATAAATTTAAGTATACTTCTGGGGAGAAGACAAGGCTTCCTGCACTTTAGATGTGAAACTCACTACCACAGTAAAATTGTTTTCTAACTTACCAAGATTTCAATGGTTCCCCTGGAAATCTTTGTGGTGATACCCAGAGCCTGGAAGAAAGAGGTCTTCTCAGGACCCAGACCAGTATTCTGGGCTGGCACAGTCACATCACAAGGGGCAATTGCTCCAGCACGGGCAGCTGCAGGTACCTTGGTAGTGAAGGGCAACAGTTTAGTACATCTCTTTGCTAGGGCTGACTAAGTCTTATGCAGCTGGTTTGAACATGGTTGGCACTCATTTTATCAAGTTTTGAAACTGTCTGAAACCATACGTCCCTGGCTGTCAAGGGGTGCTGACAGACAGGGATAGCGTGGAAACAGATTACTGTTTGCAGGGGGAACGACAATACAGTACCGAACTAGCTGCATTGTAACTTATCCTGCACTTTGCGGAATCATTCTGGTCCTTAATATAATAAGTGTGACAGCAAACTAAAGCCAATAAGTGATTATCTCTGCCAGGCACTTGTATTTTGGTAGTCAGGTGTTAACTGAGTCTTACCTTGTTGGCCAGCAGCATGTCCCTGACCTCAGCCAGATCCTCCTTGGTGAAGACAAAGCCCACATTTCCTTTAATGTGGGGAAGGAGTCTGTTAAATTATAGGGTTGACTGTTACAATATGCAAGCAGATTGTAATTTCTacaaaataaaggttttgaaGTGTCTGAGACCTTGCGTCCCTGGCTGTCAGGGGATGTAGACAGACAGGGATAGCTGGAGACAGGTTATTTTTTGCAGGGGGAACGACACTACAGCACCACACAAGCTGCACTGTAACTATCCTGCAACATCAAAACTGATAGATAAAGGTATAATATGCAGGATTTTGCTAAAAACAATGTAGActcaaaaataatccctctcaatcatcactgaTGACCTgctagaagtgtgtggcagtgcATTTCTCTGCAGAGACCCTGTCCTCTGCCTGTAGTCTTATTTTTGCTGTGTTGGGATACTTCTGGGTGTGTTTGACCGAGGGCAGGGCTGAGCtacatgcagagcagagaggccacactgttccagcaggagaggagggaccaactttgaatgctgtgcgTTTACAAACACCAGTGGAAgaatcctgcatagtatacctttaaaaagAGCAAAGACAGAGGGAGCAGTAACTCACTTCTCCAGGGCAGGATTGTTCTCCAAGTGGCCACGGATGGCTTTGCGCATCATGGTGTTTTTACCCATCAGCACCACAGCCTTGCTGCGCAGAGACAGACGGATGGTCTGCATCTGCTTGGAGCCCACATTGTCGGCACCCACAATGAAGCATTTTGGGTAGTCATCCAGGAGTTGCTGTAAAGAAAGGGAATATTATGTTAATCTCTATACAAgccatttacacacatgtacatactaTTTAAAATACAAGTGATTGTATCTAAACTCAAAATACTTACGATGATTTTCATAAAATAGTTGGACTTCCACGTGGCCCTGTCTTCCCTGGGCATCTTTGCAGTGCTTCCAAGGATCGCTTAACAGCTGGTTTAAAGACAAGGTAATACCTACATCCAAAAAACAAACGAAAAGGTTACTAACGTTATACTTCGAATGGACAACTACTACAATCTGCGTTGTAGACCCGGACATGCGGTCGacagctaacgctagctaacattagccggCTAATGGTAACAGGCCACATTCGTTTAAGGTCGAACTTACGGACACTTACGGGACATAAAAGACGTACTCTCTGATGCTACATATATCCATTTCGAAAATCTAAATATCCTATACGGTGATATTGCactaaaaatgactttaacCATTAACagaaagagcgagagaaaaATTCTTACCGCGCACAAGGGTCGcgtgaaagaaagaggaagaagaatgaCGCGAGAGGAATTTATAAGAAGACAAGTGACCAATCACAGTCGAGTTGTGGGCGTGAGCTTCACAACTATTGGATGATTACCCGCCATAAAAcggaaagagaaggaagaagaagaactaTTGGATTATTGTTGTGTCAATCACTTCTGCAGCCACTGCACTACAATCAACGCTTCACACTCATCCCGTACTGACTTCAAAAGACAAGCgtggttttaaaaatgatttttatgacCTTCTAACAGAGTGAACGTCACGACAACtagaaactaaacaaaaacaaacaaactaaaactaatGCCGATGTTAGGCAACGAGCTAACATATCCGTCAGCAGAGCAAAGCGATGGACGTGTCGCCTTCGCAGCTTCCGTCAGAGGTCTGGCACCACGTGTTTGGATATCTGTCTGAGGCAGACAAGTTCAGCGTCCGGGCATGCTGCAAGTATTTCAAGAAACTTGTTGACCACGGCTCTCTGTGGAAAGACTGGGCAGTAGTTCTGGCTTTTCAAAACGGCTCTTACGACAGCCATTTCTGGGCCAGCCTTCGCCGCAGGAAAGTCACCAGTGCGGTGGTGAGGAGCACTAAAGCTAAGGACTGGAAACAGCTCGCCCAGTCCCTTCCTGCTCTCACCACAGTGGTGATGGACCAAAGCTCACAAGAGAGCCTCGACTCCTTGAAGAACTTTCCAAATTTGAAGCGTCTGGCTATTAGAAGCAGTCTTAAGTGTCTTTTGCTAGATGCCTCCGCAGTGTCTCAACCCCTGCAGCTGACTCACCTCAGCGTGTGTGGTGTTACATTACCCGGTATTGATAACCTCATATCTGCTGT
It encodes:
- the rplp0 gene encoding 60S acidic ribosomal protein P0, translated to MPREDRATWKSNYFMKIIQLLDDYPKCFIVGADNVGSKQMQTIRLSLRSKAVVLMGKNTMMRKAIRGHLENNPALEKLLPHIKGNVGFVFTKEDLAEVRDMLLANKVPAAARAGAIAPCDVTVPAQNTGLGPEKTSFFQALGITTKISRGTIEILSDVGLIKTGDKVGASEATLLNMLNISPFSYGLIIQQVYDNGSVYSPEVLDITEASLHGRFLEGVRNIASVCLEIGYPTLASVPHSIINGYKKVLAVAVETDYSFPLADKVKAFLADPSAFAAVAAPAAAAETAAAPAAAKEEAKEESEESDDDMGFGLFD